Proteins from one Pseudomonas sp. KBS0710 genomic window:
- a CDS encoding DUF4389 domain-containing protein, whose product MNDPKDSPKYESILLRVLWMLVFALVWQVAQFLLGALVVVQLIYRLIYGAPNLGLMNFGDSLSQFLAQIGRFGSFHTEQKPWPFADWPTPRAPEGEAAHSVPPAPHPARDEEPKL is encoded by the coding sequence ATGAACGATCCGAAAGACAGCCCAAAATACGAGTCCATCCTGCTGCGCGTCCTGTGGATGCTGGTGTTTGCCCTGGTGTGGCAAGTGGCGCAGTTCCTGCTCGGTGCGCTGGTGGTGGTGCAGCTGATCTATCGCCTGATCTACGGCGCGCCGAACCTGGGCCTGATGAATTTTGGCGACAGCCTCAGCCAGTTCCTGGCGCAGATCGGCCGTTTCGGCAGCTTTCACACCGAGCAGAAACCCTGGCCGTTCGCCGATTGGCCAACCCCACGCGCACCCGAAGGCGAAGCCGCCCACAGCGTGCCGCCCGCGCCGCACCCGGCGCGTGATGAGGAGCCAAAGCTGTGA
- the sixA gene encoding phosphohistidine phosphatase SixA, which produces MKLWILRHGEAEGHARTDAERNLTEYGRGEVLRSAAHLIGQPISAILASPYVRAQQTAHLVRDALGFEPQIRTVPWLTPDGNPLQVLEKLDTDDNVLLVSHQPLVGSLISFLQHGHQRQPEPMHTASLAELEGDFPLAGLMSLVSVKHP; this is translated from the coding sequence GTGAAGCTATGGATTTTGCGTCACGGTGAAGCCGAAGGGCATGCGCGTACCGACGCCGAACGCAACCTTACCGAGTATGGCCGTGGCGAAGTGTTGCGCAGTGCCGCGCACCTGATTGGCCAGCCCATCAGTGCCATCCTTGCAAGCCCCTATGTGCGGGCGCAGCAGACGGCGCATCTGGTGCGTGACGCATTGGGTTTCGAACCGCAGATCCGCACCGTGCCGTGGCTGACGCCCGACGGCAACCCGCTGCAAGTGCTGGAAAAGCTCGACACCGATGACAACGTGCTGCTGGTCAGCCACCAACCCTTGGTTGGCAGCCTGATCAGCTTTTTGCAGCATGGTCATCAGCGCCAGCCAGAGCCGATGCACACCGCCAGCCTGGCGGAGCTGGAAGGCGATTTTCCGCTGGCGGGGCTGATGAGCCTGGTCAGTGTGAAGCATCCGTAG